A region of Candidatus Nezhaarchaeota archaeon DNA encodes the following proteins:
- a CDS encoding glycosyltransferase, which yields MSCDRVNAVVVAKPFPFVSGGGYRALLSIKEYRKRGINTFLVLPWAFQLLSREKREECLYFLSREGIGIHGNSLLPKVIHPNLPMRNTLTQLLVIHNFPIKVSIDEDVARRSQCVISLHEGVDALFTCLQIGKRFSLKRIALLQSPPFYGNVNRIENIGRTRYLWSKIVSPNPLLGEVWSFVWRNVERETFKVLRNMLNSFDLILAVSKSIPIEMGEERLSKVVSLDPGVALSQDDLQMIDKISRRSINKEKVVVFGGRPSPEKGVIEGLIAWKYIVKKVGQDYRLVISGDIEPNILAKLRKFCYKLGIEDNVLFTGFISREEFLSIVAKAKMMLYPSHVDAMPYAVLEALYLN from the coding sequence ATGTCATGTGATAGAGTGAATGCAGTTGTAGTTGCTAAGCCCTTTCCTTTCGTTAGCGGTGGAGGTTATCGGGCTCTACTATCAATTAAAGAATATAGGAAACGTGGGATCAATACCTTCCTCGTCTTACCATGGGCTTTTCAGCTTCTTTCAAGGGAGAAGAGAGAGGAATGTCTCTACTTTCTCTCTAGAGAGGGAATAGGGATTCATGGGAACTCCTTGCTACCAAAGGTTATCCATCCAAACCTTCCCATGAGAAACACGTTGACTCAGCTCTTAGTAATTCATAATTTTCCCATAAAAGTTTCAATCGACGAAGATGTTGCACGTAGATCTCAATGCGTGATATCGTTACATGAGGGTGTTGATGCATTGTTCACGTGTCTACAGATCGGTAAAAGATTTTCTCTAAAGCGAATAGCACTGCTACAGTCACCTCCATTTTATGGAAATGTAAATCGTATAGAAAACATTGGAAGAACACGTTATCTTTGGTCTAAAATAGTAAGCCCTAACCCCCTCTTAGGGGAGGTCTGGTCCTTCGTATGGAGAAATGTTGAACGAGAAACATTTAAAGTTTTGAGAAATATGTTGAATAGCTTTGACTTGATATTGGCTGTCTCAAAGTCGATACCAATTGAGATGGGTGAGGAGCGGCTTAGTAAAGTGGTCTCCTTAGACCCAGGTGTGGCATTATCTCAAGACGACCTCCAGATGATCGACAAGATATCCAGAAGGTCCATCAATAAGGAAAAGGTTGTTGTGTTTGGAGGAAGGCCAAGCCCAGAGAAGGGGGTAATTGAAGGGTTAATAGCGTGGAAATACATTGTGAAGAAGGTAGGACAAGATTATAGGTTAGTGATTAGTGGAGATATCGAACCCAATATTCTAGCTAAGCTGAGAAAGTTTTGCTACAAATTGGGTATTGAGGACAACGTTTTATTTACTGGGTTTATTTCGAGGGAGGAGTTTTTATCTATTGTTGCTAAGGCGAAGATGATGTTATATCCATCTCACGTGGACGCTATGCCCTACGCCGTGTTAGAGGCATTATATTTGAAC